From the genome of Impatiens glandulifera chromosome 9, dImpGla2.1, whole genome shotgun sequence, one region includes:
- the LOC124916734 gene encoding glyoxysomal processing protease, glyoxysomal isoform X6 → MGLPEVADYAHNFAVMVRVQGPDPKGLKMNRHAFHHYNSGNTTISASGMLFPESFKVSPTVKNFNGDNKTARLIVTVASVIEPFLSLQHREKLSQDKPELIHGAQVEIMIEGNNRFEHDSNEKHHCWISAQVLSLVDVPASSVVVESLIQASSGSERSWEVGWSLAKYNDGSQPFVEGHRDILAAELSNSSYLASSTMRLALLIVPHYSFKALPNLKMSPSYKQGDLILTVGSPFGILSPTHFFNSVSMGSIANCYPSDSVKSSLLMADIRCLPGMEGSPVFGGEAQLIGMLTRPLRQKSNGAEIQLVIPWEAIATACSDLLLQEEPEKAYNGSSFDDGHLKNCLPEEESSSVIKKAVTSVCLLTIDDGVWASGILLNKQGLILTNAHFLEPWRFQRSTVQSDTNEDILFTSSSNNQPLRKDFSAGKKPIGRRFGLNMMSYRRNIRVRLDHEDPSIWFDARMVYVSKGPLDVALLQLEFVPDRLNPIVVDFTCPSPGSKVFVVGHGLFGPRCDSLPSVGVGVVAKVVEAKRTLTSQTGLQVNKRESFPAMLETTAAVHPGGSGGAVLNSDGHMIGLVTSNARHGGGTVIPHLNFSIPCAALELIFKFSKDMQDMSLLEEMDRADEHLSSVWALVPPSPKPKTTLQGDIGQDGKGSRFAKFIADTKEGQAGKLGQFAKLARISTEFAPSKL, encoded by the exons ATGGGTTTGCCGGAGGTTGCCGATTACGCTCATAATTTCGCCGTCATGGTCAGAGTTCAAGGACCT GACCCGAAGGGCCTAAAGATGAATAGGCACGCTTTCCACCATTATAA CTCTGGCAATACAACGATTTCAGCATCCGGAATGTTATTTCCAGAATCATTCAAGGTTTCTCCTACTGTTAAGAACTTTAACGGTGATAATAAGACTGCACGGCTCATTGTGACGGTTGCATCAGTGATTGAACCGTTTTTATCACTGCAGCACAGGGAAAAGTTGTCTCAG GACAAACCAGAGCTGATTCATGGTGCTCAGGTTGAAATAATGATCGAG GGAAACAATCGGTTTGAGCATGACAGTAACGAGAAACATCATTGTTGGATATCTGCACAAGTTCTATCATTG GTTGATGTTCCTGCATCTTCTGTTGTTGTCGAATCGCTTATTCAAGCTTCTTCAGGATCAGAACGTAGCTGGGAAGTTGGTTGGTCATTGGCCAAATACAACGATGGTTCCCAACCTTTT GTTGAGGGACATAGGGATATATTGGCCGCAGAATTAAGCAATTCAAGTTACTTGGCCAGTTCAACAATGAGACTTGCCCTTCTTATTGTTCCCCATTACAGTTTCAAG GCTTTACCGAACCTGAAAATGTCACCCTCCTACAAGCAAGGTGACCTCATTCTCACTGTGGGATCTCCTTTTGGCATTTTGTCCCCAACCCACTTTTTTAACAG TGTATCTATGGGTTCTATTGCCAACTGCTACCCTTCTGATTCAGTGAAGAGTTCATTGTTGATGGCTGATATCCGTTGTCTTCCTG GAATGGAAGGTAGTCCAGTTTTTGGGGGAGAGGCGCAACTAATTGGCATGCTGACAAGGCCATTAAGACAAAAGAGTAATGGTGCTGAAATACAG CTGGTGATTCCATGGGAAGCCATTGCAACTGCTTGCAGTGACTTACTACTGCAGGAGGAGCCTGAAAAGGCATACAATGGATCTTCTTTCGATGATGGACATCTAAAGAATTGTTTGCCAGAGGAGGAGTCTTCATCGGTTATCAAGAAGGCAGTGACTTCTGTTTGTCTTCTGACCATTGACGATGGAGTTTGGGCTTCTGGCATTTTGCTAAACAAACAAGGTCTAATCCTTACCAACGCTCACTTTTTGGAGCCTTGGAGGTTTCAGAGATCAACTGTACAGAGTGATACGAATGAAGATATTCTTTTCACGTCGTCGTCAAATAATCAGCCTTTGCGGAAAGATTTTTCAGCAGGTAAAAAACCCATTGGTCGTAGATTCGGGTTGAACATGATGAGCTATAGAAGAAACATTCGTGTCCGTTTGGATCATGAAGATCCTTCGATATGGTTTGATGCTAGGATGGTGTATGTATCCAAGGGACCCTTGGATGTTGCTCTTTTGCAGCTTGAGTTTGTGCCAGACCGACTTAACCCCATTGTTGTCGACTTCACTTGTCCATCCCCAGGCTCAAAGGTGTTTGTTGTTGGACATGGATTATTTGGACCAAGATGTG ATTCCCTTCCTTCTGTGGGTGTGGGGGTTGTTGCTAAGGTTGTTGAAGCAAAGCGGACTTTAACTAGTCAAACGGGCTTGCAAGTTAATAAACGGGAAAGTTTCCCAGCTATGCTTGAAACAACTGCAGCTGTTCATCCTGGTGGCAGTGGAGGTGCGGTTTTAAACTCAGATGGTCATATGATTGGGCTGGTCACGAG TAACGCTAGGCATGGTGGAGGAACGGTGATACCACATCTCAACTTCAGCATTCCGTGTGCAGCTCTTGAGCTAATCTTCAAGTTCTCAAAAG ATATGCAGGACATGTCACTGCTGGAAGAGATGGACAGGGCGGACGAACACCTTTCTTCTGTCTGGGCATTGGTTCCGCCTTCTCCCAAGCCAAAGACAACTTTACAAGGTGATATTGGACAAGACGGTAAGGGTTCTCGTTTTGCCAAGTTCATAGCAGACACAAAAGAAGGTCAAGCTGGGAAACTGGGCCAATTCGCCAAGCTGGCTAGGATTTCTACAGAGTTCGCCCCAAGCAAATTGTAA
- the LOC124916734 gene encoding glyoxysomal processing protease, glyoxysomal isoform X2, translating into MGLPEVADYAHNFAVMVRVQGPDPKGLKMNRHAFHHYNSGNTTISASGMLFPESFKVSPTVKNFNGDNKTARLIVTVASVIEPFLSLQHREKLSQDKPELIHGAQVEIMIEGNNRFEHDSNEKHHCWISAQVLSLVDVPASSVVVESLIQASSGSERSWEVGWSLAKYNDGSQPFVEGHRDILAAELSNSSYLASSTMRLALLIVPHYSFKALPNLKMSPSYKQGDLILTVGSPFGILSPTHFFNSVSMGSIANCYPSDSVKSSLLMADIRCLPGMEGSPVFGGEAQLIGMLTRPLRQKSNGAEIQLVIPWEAIATACSDLLLQEEPEKAYNGSSFDDGHLKNCLPEEESSSVIKKAVTSVCLLTIDDGVWASGILLNKQGLILTNAHFLEPWRFQRSTVQSDTNEDILFTSSSNNQPLRKDFSAGKKPIGRRFGLNMMSYRRNIRVRLDHEDPSIWFDARMVYVSKGPLDVALLQLEFVPDRLNPIVVDFTCPSPGSKVFVVGHGLFGPRCDSLPSVGVGVVAKVVEAKRTLTSQTGLQVNKRESFPAMLETTAAVHPGGSGGAVLNSDGHMIGLVTSNARHGGGTVIPHLNFSIPCAALELIFKFSKAATDMQDMSLLEEMDRADEHLSSVWALVPPSPKPKTTLQGDIGQDGKGSRFAKFIADTKEGQAGKLGQFAKLARISTEFAPSKL; encoded by the exons ATGGGTTTGCCGGAGGTTGCCGATTACGCTCATAATTTCGCCGTCATGGTCAGAGTTCAAGGACCT GACCCGAAGGGCCTAAAGATGAATAGGCACGCTTTCCACCATTATAA CTCTGGCAATACAACGATTTCAGCATCCGGAATGTTATTTCCAGAATCATTCAAGGTTTCTCCTACTGTTAAGAACTTTAACGGTGATAATAAGACTGCACGGCTCATTGTGACGGTTGCATCAGTGATTGAACCGTTTTTATCACTGCAGCACAGGGAAAAGTTGTCTCAG GACAAACCAGAGCTGATTCATGGTGCTCAGGTTGAAATAATGATCGAG GGAAACAATCGGTTTGAGCATGACAGTAACGAGAAACATCATTGTTGGATATCTGCACAAGTTCTATCATTG GTTGATGTTCCTGCATCTTCTGTTGTTGTCGAATCGCTTATTCAAGCTTCTTCAGGATCAGAACGTAGCTGGGAAGTTGGTTGGTCATTGGCCAAATACAACGATGGTTCCCAACCTTTT GTTGAGGGACATAGGGATATATTGGCCGCAGAATTAAGCAATTCAAGTTACTTGGCCAGTTCAACAATGAGACTTGCCCTTCTTATTGTTCCCCATTACAGTTTCAAG GCTTTACCGAACCTGAAAATGTCACCCTCCTACAAGCAAGGTGACCTCATTCTCACTGTGGGATCTCCTTTTGGCATTTTGTCCCCAACCCACTTTTTTAACAG TGTATCTATGGGTTCTATTGCCAACTGCTACCCTTCTGATTCAGTGAAGAGTTCATTGTTGATGGCTGATATCCGTTGTCTTCCTG GAATGGAAGGTAGTCCAGTTTTTGGGGGAGAGGCGCAACTAATTGGCATGCTGACAAGGCCATTAAGACAAAAGAGTAATGGTGCTGAAATACAG CTGGTGATTCCATGGGAAGCCATTGCAACTGCTTGCAGTGACTTACTACTGCAGGAGGAGCCTGAAAAGGCATACAATGGATCTTCTTTCGATGATGGACATCTAAAGAATTGTTTGCCAGAGGAGGAGTCTTCATCGGTTATCAAGAAGGCAGTGACTTCTGTTTGTCTTCTGACCATTGACGATGGAGTTTGGGCTTCTGGCATTTTGCTAAACAAACAAGGTCTAATCCTTACCAACGCTCACTTTTTGGAGCCTTGGAGGTTTCAGAGATCAACTGTACAGAGTGATACGAATGAAGATATTCTTTTCACGTCGTCGTCAAATAATCAGCCTTTGCGGAAAGATTTTTCAGCAGGTAAAAAACCCATTGGTCGTAGATTCGGGTTGAACATGATGAGCTATAGAAGAAACATTCGTGTCCGTTTGGATCATGAAGATCCTTCGATATGGTTTGATGCTAGGATGGTGTATGTATCCAAGGGACCCTTGGATGTTGCTCTTTTGCAGCTTGAGTTTGTGCCAGACCGACTTAACCCCATTGTTGTCGACTTCACTTGTCCATCCCCAGGCTCAAAGGTGTTTGTTGTTGGACATGGATTATTTGGACCAAGATGTG ATTCCCTTCCTTCTGTGGGTGTGGGGGTTGTTGCTAAGGTTGTTGAAGCAAAGCGGACTTTAACTAGTCAAACGGGCTTGCAAGTTAATAAACGGGAAAGTTTCCCAGCTATGCTTGAAACAACTGCAGCTGTTCATCCTGGTGGCAGTGGAGGTGCGGTTTTAAACTCAGATGGTCATATGATTGGGCTGGTCACGAG TAACGCTAGGCATGGTGGAGGAACGGTGATACCACATCTCAACTTCAGCATTCCGTGTGCAGCTCTTGAGCTAATCTTCAAGTTCTCAAAAG CAGCAACAGATATGCAGGACATGTCACTGCTGGAAGAGATGGACAGGGCGGACGAACACCTTTCTTCTGTCTGGGCATTGGTTCCGCCTTCTCCCAAGCCAAAGACAACTTTACAAGGTGATATTGGACAAGACGGTAAGGGTTCTCGTTTTGCCAAGTTCATAGCAGACACAAAAGAAGGTCAAGCTGGGAAACTGGGCCAATTCGCCAAGCTGGCTAGGATTTCTACAGAGTTCGCCCCAAGCAAATTGTAA
- the LOC124916734 gene encoding glyoxysomal processing protease, glyoxysomal isoform X3, whose translation MGLPEVADYAHNFAVMVRVQGPDPKGLKMNRHAFHHYNSGNTTISASGMLFPESFKVSPTVKNFNGDNKTARLIVTVASVIEPFLSLQHREKLSQQDKPELIHGAQVEIMIEGNNRFEHDSNEKHHCWISAQVLSLVDVPASSVVVESLIQASSGSERSWEVGWSLAKYNDGSQPFVEGHRDILAAELSNSSYLASSTMRLALLIVPHYSFKALPNLKMSPSYKQGDLILTVGSPFGILSPTHFFNSVSMGSIANCYPSDSVKSSLLMADIRCLPGMEGSPVFGGEAQLIGMLTRPLRQKSNGAEIQLVIPWEAIATACSDLLLQEEPEKAYNGSSFDDGHLKNCLPEEESSSVIKKAVTSVCLLTIDDGVWASGILLNKQGLILTNAHFLEPWRFQRSTVQSDTNEDILFTSSSNNQPLRKDFSAGKKPIGRRFGLNMMSYRRNIRVRLDHEDPSIWFDARMVYVSKGPLDVALLQLEFVPDRLNPIVVDFTCPSPGSKVFVVGHGLFGPRCDSLPSVGVGVVAKVVEAKRTLTSQTGLQVNKRESFPAMLETTAAVHPGGSGGAVLNSDGHMIGLVTSNARHGGGTVIPHLNFSIPCAALELIFKFSKATDMQDMSLLEEMDRADEHLSSVWALVPPSPKPKTTLQGDIGQDGKGSRFAKFIADTKEGQAGKLGQFAKLARISTEFAPSKL comes from the exons ATGGGTTTGCCGGAGGTTGCCGATTACGCTCATAATTTCGCCGTCATGGTCAGAGTTCAAGGACCT GACCCGAAGGGCCTAAAGATGAATAGGCACGCTTTCCACCATTATAA CTCTGGCAATACAACGATTTCAGCATCCGGAATGTTATTTCCAGAATCATTCAAGGTTTCTCCTACTGTTAAGAACTTTAACGGTGATAATAAGACTGCACGGCTCATTGTGACGGTTGCATCAGTGATTGAACCGTTTTTATCACTGCAGCACAGGGAAAAGTTGTCTCAG CAGGACAAACCAGAGCTGATTCATGGTGCTCAGGTTGAAATAATGATCGAG GGAAACAATCGGTTTGAGCATGACAGTAACGAGAAACATCATTGTTGGATATCTGCACAAGTTCTATCATTG GTTGATGTTCCTGCATCTTCTGTTGTTGTCGAATCGCTTATTCAAGCTTCTTCAGGATCAGAACGTAGCTGGGAAGTTGGTTGGTCATTGGCCAAATACAACGATGGTTCCCAACCTTTT GTTGAGGGACATAGGGATATATTGGCCGCAGAATTAAGCAATTCAAGTTACTTGGCCAGTTCAACAATGAGACTTGCCCTTCTTATTGTTCCCCATTACAGTTTCAAG GCTTTACCGAACCTGAAAATGTCACCCTCCTACAAGCAAGGTGACCTCATTCTCACTGTGGGATCTCCTTTTGGCATTTTGTCCCCAACCCACTTTTTTAACAG TGTATCTATGGGTTCTATTGCCAACTGCTACCCTTCTGATTCAGTGAAGAGTTCATTGTTGATGGCTGATATCCGTTGTCTTCCTG GAATGGAAGGTAGTCCAGTTTTTGGGGGAGAGGCGCAACTAATTGGCATGCTGACAAGGCCATTAAGACAAAAGAGTAATGGTGCTGAAATACAG CTGGTGATTCCATGGGAAGCCATTGCAACTGCTTGCAGTGACTTACTACTGCAGGAGGAGCCTGAAAAGGCATACAATGGATCTTCTTTCGATGATGGACATCTAAAGAATTGTTTGCCAGAGGAGGAGTCTTCATCGGTTATCAAGAAGGCAGTGACTTCTGTTTGTCTTCTGACCATTGACGATGGAGTTTGGGCTTCTGGCATTTTGCTAAACAAACAAGGTCTAATCCTTACCAACGCTCACTTTTTGGAGCCTTGGAGGTTTCAGAGATCAACTGTACAGAGTGATACGAATGAAGATATTCTTTTCACGTCGTCGTCAAATAATCAGCCTTTGCGGAAAGATTTTTCAGCAGGTAAAAAACCCATTGGTCGTAGATTCGGGTTGAACATGATGAGCTATAGAAGAAACATTCGTGTCCGTTTGGATCATGAAGATCCTTCGATATGGTTTGATGCTAGGATGGTGTATGTATCCAAGGGACCCTTGGATGTTGCTCTTTTGCAGCTTGAGTTTGTGCCAGACCGACTTAACCCCATTGTTGTCGACTTCACTTGTCCATCCCCAGGCTCAAAGGTGTTTGTTGTTGGACATGGATTATTTGGACCAAGATGTG ATTCCCTTCCTTCTGTGGGTGTGGGGGTTGTTGCTAAGGTTGTTGAAGCAAAGCGGACTTTAACTAGTCAAACGGGCTTGCAAGTTAATAAACGGGAAAGTTTCCCAGCTATGCTTGAAACAACTGCAGCTGTTCATCCTGGTGGCAGTGGAGGTGCGGTTTTAAACTCAGATGGTCATATGATTGGGCTGGTCACGAG TAACGCTAGGCATGGTGGAGGAACGGTGATACCACATCTCAACTTCAGCATTCCGTGTGCAGCTCTTGAGCTAATCTTCAAGTTCTCAAAAG CAACAGATATGCAGGACATGTCACTGCTGGAAGAGATGGACAGGGCGGACGAACACCTTTCTTCTGTCTGGGCATTGGTTCCGCCTTCTCCCAAGCCAAAGACAACTTTACAAGGTGATATTGGACAAGACGGTAAGGGTTCTCGTTTTGCCAAGTTCATAGCAGACACAAAAGAAGGTCAAGCTGGGAAACTGGGCCAATTCGCCAAGCTGGCTAGGATTTCTACAGAGTTCGCCCCAAGCAAATTGTAA
- the LOC124916734 gene encoding glyoxysomal processing protease, glyoxysomal isoform X4, giving the protein MGLPEVADYAHNFAVMVRVQGPDPKGLKMNRHAFHHYNSGNTTISASGMLFPESFKVSPTVKNFNGDNKTARLIVTVASVIEPFLSLQHREKLSQQDKPELIHGAQVEIMIEGNNRFEHDSNEKHHCWISAQVLSLVDVPASSVVVESLIQASSGSERSWEVGWSLAKYNDGSQPFVEGHRDILAAELSNSSYLASSTMRLALLIVPHYSFKALPNLKMSPSYKQGDLILTVGSPFGILSPTHFFNSVSMGSIANCYPSDSVKSSLLMADIRCLPGMEGSPVFGGEAQLIGMLTRPLRQKSNGAEIQLVIPWEAIATACSDLLLQEEPEKAYNGSSFDDGHLKNCLPEEESSSVIKKAVTSVCLLTIDDGVWASGILLNKQGLILTNAHFLEPWRFQRSTVQSDTNEDILFTSSSNNQPLRKDFSAGKKPIGRRFGLNMMSYRRNIRVRLDHEDPSIWFDARMVYVSKGPLDVALLQLEFVPDRLNPIVVDFTCPSPGSKVFVVGHGLFGPRCDSLPSVGVGVVAKVVEAKRTLTSQTGLQVNKRESFPAMLETTAAVHPGGSGGAVLNSDGHMIGLVTSNARHGGGTVIPHLNFSIPCAALELIFKFSKDMQDMSLLEEMDRADEHLSSVWALVPPSPKPKTTLQGDIGQDGKGSRFAKFIADTKEGQAGKLGQFAKLARISTEFAPSKL; this is encoded by the exons ATGGGTTTGCCGGAGGTTGCCGATTACGCTCATAATTTCGCCGTCATGGTCAGAGTTCAAGGACCT GACCCGAAGGGCCTAAAGATGAATAGGCACGCTTTCCACCATTATAA CTCTGGCAATACAACGATTTCAGCATCCGGAATGTTATTTCCAGAATCATTCAAGGTTTCTCCTACTGTTAAGAACTTTAACGGTGATAATAAGACTGCACGGCTCATTGTGACGGTTGCATCAGTGATTGAACCGTTTTTATCACTGCAGCACAGGGAAAAGTTGTCTCAG CAGGACAAACCAGAGCTGATTCATGGTGCTCAGGTTGAAATAATGATCGAG GGAAACAATCGGTTTGAGCATGACAGTAACGAGAAACATCATTGTTGGATATCTGCACAAGTTCTATCATTG GTTGATGTTCCTGCATCTTCTGTTGTTGTCGAATCGCTTATTCAAGCTTCTTCAGGATCAGAACGTAGCTGGGAAGTTGGTTGGTCATTGGCCAAATACAACGATGGTTCCCAACCTTTT GTTGAGGGACATAGGGATATATTGGCCGCAGAATTAAGCAATTCAAGTTACTTGGCCAGTTCAACAATGAGACTTGCCCTTCTTATTGTTCCCCATTACAGTTTCAAG GCTTTACCGAACCTGAAAATGTCACCCTCCTACAAGCAAGGTGACCTCATTCTCACTGTGGGATCTCCTTTTGGCATTTTGTCCCCAACCCACTTTTTTAACAG TGTATCTATGGGTTCTATTGCCAACTGCTACCCTTCTGATTCAGTGAAGAGTTCATTGTTGATGGCTGATATCCGTTGTCTTCCTG GAATGGAAGGTAGTCCAGTTTTTGGGGGAGAGGCGCAACTAATTGGCATGCTGACAAGGCCATTAAGACAAAAGAGTAATGGTGCTGAAATACAG CTGGTGATTCCATGGGAAGCCATTGCAACTGCTTGCAGTGACTTACTACTGCAGGAGGAGCCTGAAAAGGCATACAATGGATCTTCTTTCGATGATGGACATCTAAAGAATTGTTTGCCAGAGGAGGAGTCTTCATCGGTTATCAAGAAGGCAGTGACTTCTGTTTGTCTTCTGACCATTGACGATGGAGTTTGGGCTTCTGGCATTTTGCTAAACAAACAAGGTCTAATCCTTACCAACGCTCACTTTTTGGAGCCTTGGAGGTTTCAGAGATCAACTGTACAGAGTGATACGAATGAAGATATTCTTTTCACGTCGTCGTCAAATAATCAGCCTTTGCGGAAAGATTTTTCAGCAGGTAAAAAACCCATTGGTCGTAGATTCGGGTTGAACATGATGAGCTATAGAAGAAACATTCGTGTCCGTTTGGATCATGAAGATCCTTCGATATGGTTTGATGCTAGGATGGTGTATGTATCCAAGGGACCCTTGGATGTTGCTCTTTTGCAGCTTGAGTTTGTGCCAGACCGACTTAACCCCATTGTTGTCGACTTCACTTGTCCATCCCCAGGCTCAAAGGTGTTTGTTGTTGGACATGGATTATTTGGACCAAGATGTG ATTCCCTTCCTTCTGTGGGTGTGGGGGTTGTTGCTAAGGTTGTTGAAGCAAAGCGGACTTTAACTAGTCAAACGGGCTTGCAAGTTAATAAACGGGAAAGTTTCCCAGCTATGCTTGAAACAACTGCAGCTGTTCATCCTGGTGGCAGTGGAGGTGCGGTTTTAAACTCAGATGGTCATATGATTGGGCTGGTCACGAG TAACGCTAGGCATGGTGGAGGAACGGTGATACCACATCTCAACTTCAGCATTCCGTGTGCAGCTCTTGAGCTAATCTTCAAGTTCTCAAAAG ATATGCAGGACATGTCACTGCTGGAAGAGATGGACAGGGCGGACGAACACCTTTCTTCTGTCTGGGCATTGGTTCCGCCTTCTCCCAAGCCAAAGACAACTTTACAAGGTGATATTGGACAAGACGGTAAGGGTTCTCGTTTTGCCAAGTTCATAGCAGACACAAAAGAAGGTCAAGCTGGGAAACTGGGCCAATTCGCCAAGCTGGCTAGGATTTCTACAGAGTTCGCCCCAAGCAAATTGTAA
- the LOC124916734 gene encoding glyoxysomal processing protease, glyoxysomal isoform X1 gives MGLPEVADYAHNFAVMVRVQGPDPKGLKMNRHAFHHYNSGNTTISASGMLFPESFKVSPTVKNFNGDNKTARLIVTVASVIEPFLSLQHREKLSQQDKPELIHGAQVEIMIEGNNRFEHDSNEKHHCWISAQVLSLVDVPASSVVVESLIQASSGSERSWEVGWSLAKYNDGSQPFVEGHRDILAAELSNSSYLASSTMRLALLIVPHYSFKALPNLKMSPSYKQGDLILTVGSPFGILSPTHFFNSVSMGSIANCYPSDSVKSSLLMADIRCLPGMEGSPVFGGEAQLIGMLTRPLRQKSNGAEIQLVIPWEAIATACSDLLLQEEPEKAYNGSSFDDGHLKNCLPEEESSSVIKKAVTSVCLLTIDDGVWASGILLNKQGLILTNAHFLEPWRFQRSTVQSDTNEDILFTSSSNNQPLRKDFSAGKKPIGRRFGLNMMSYRRNIRVRLDHEDPSIWFDARMVYVSKGPLDVALLQLEFVPDRLNPIVVDFTCPSPGSKVFVVGHGLFGPRCDSLPSVGVGVVAKVVEAKRTLTSQTGLQVNKRESFPAMLETTAAVHPGGSGGAVLNSDGHMIGLVTSNARHGGGTVIPHLNFSIPCAALELIFKFSKAATDMQDMSLLEEMDRADEHLSSVWALVPPSPKPKTTLQGDIGQDGKGSRFAKFIADTKEGQAGKLGQFAKLARISTEFAPSKL, from the exons ATGGGTTTGCCGGAGGTTGCCGATTACGCTCATAATTTCGCCGTCATGGTCAGAGTTCAAGGACCT GACCCGAAGGGCCTAAAGATGAATAGGCACGCTTTCCACCATTATAA CTCTGGCAATACAACGATTTCAGCATCCGGAATGTTATTTCCAGAATCATTCAAGGTTTCTCCTACTGTTAAGAACTTTAACGGTGATAATAAGACTGCACGGCTCATTGTGACGGTTGCATCAGTGATTGAACCGTTTTTATCACTGCAGCACAGGGAAAAGTTGTCTCAG CAGGACAAACCAGAGCTGATTCATGGTGCTCAGGTTGAAATAATGATCGAG GGAAACAATCGGTTTGAGCATGACAGTAACGAGAAACATCATTGTTGGATATCTGCACAAGTTCTATCATTG GTTGATGTTCCTGCATCTTCTGTTGTTGTCGAATCGCTTATTCAAGCTTCTTCAGGATCAGAACGTAGCTGGGAAGTTGGTTGGTCATTGGCCAAATACAACGATGGTTCCCAACCTTTT GTTGAGGGACATAGGGATATATTGGCCGCAGAATTAAGCAATTCAAGTTACTTGGCCAGTTCAACAATGAGACTTGCCCTTCTTATTGTTCCCCATTACAGTTTCAAG GCTTTACCGAACCTGAAAATGTCACCCTCCTACAAGCAAGGTGACCTCATTCTCACTGTGGGATCTCCTTTTGGCATTTTGTCCCCAACCCACTTTTTTAACAG TGTATCTATGGGTTCTATTGCCAACTGCTACCCTTCTGATTCAGTGAAGAGTTCATTGTTGATGGCTGATATCCGTTGTCTTCCTG GAATGGAAGGTAGTCCAGTTTTTGGGGGAGAGGCGCAACTAATTGGCATGCTGACAAGGCCATTAAGACAAAAGAGTAATGGTGCTGAAATACAG CTGGTGATTCCATGGGAAGCCATTGCAACTGCTTGCAGTGACTTACTACTGCAGGAGGAGCCTGAAAAGGCATACAATGGATCTTCTTTCGATGATGGACATCTAAAGAATTGTTTGCCAGAGGAGGAGTCTTCATCGGTTATCAAGAAGGCAGTGACTTCTGTTTGTCTTCTGACCATTGACGATGGAGTTTGGGCTTCTGGCATTTTGCTAAACAAACAAGGTCTAATCCTTACCAACGCTCACTTTTTGGAGCCTTGGAGGTTTCAGAGATCAACTGTACAGAGTGATACGAATGAAGATATTCTTTTCACGTCGTCGTCAAATAATCAGCCTTTGCGGAAAGATTTTTCAGCAGGTAAAAAACCCATTGGTCGTAGATTCGGGTTGAACATGATGAGCTATAGAAGAAACATTCGTGTCCGTTTGGATCATGAAGATCCTTCGATATGGTTTGATGCTAGGATGGTGTATGTATCCAAGGGACCCTTGGATGTTGCTCTTTTGCAGCTTGAGTTTGTGCCAGACCGACTTAACCCCATTGTTGTCGACTTCACTTGTCCATCCCCAGGCTCAAAGGTGTTTGTTGTTGGACATGGATTATTTGGACCAAGATGTG ATTCCCTTCCTTCTGTGGGTGTGGGGGTTGTTGCTAAGGTTGTTGAAGCAAAGCGGACTTTAACTAGTCAAACGGGCTTGCAAGTTAATAAACGGGAAAGTTTCCCAGCTATGCTTGAAACAACTGCAGCTGTTCATCCTGGTGGCAGTGGAGGTGCGGTTTTAAACTCAGATGGTCATATGATTGGGCTGGTCACGAG TAACGCTAGGCATGGTGGAGGAACGGTGATACCACATCTCAACTTCAGCATTCCGTGTGCAGCTCTTGAGCTAATCTTCAAGTTCTCAAAAG CAGCAACAGATATGCAGGACATGTCACTGCTGGAAGAGATGGACAGGGCGGACGAACACCTTTCTTCTGTCTGGGCATTGGTTCCGCCTTCTCCCAAGCCAAAGACAACTTTACAAGGTGATATTGGACAAGACGGTAAGGGTTCTCGTTTTGCCAAGTTCATAGCAGACACAAAAGAAGGTCAAGCTGGGAAACTGGGCCAATTCGCCAAGCTGGCTAGGATTTCTACAGAGTTCGCCCCAAGCAAATTGTAA